A stretch of Dasypus novemcinctus isolate mDasNov1 chromosome 14, mDasNov1.1.hap2, whole genome shotgun sequence DNA encodes these proteins:
- the CCDC166 gene encoding coiled-coil domain-containing protein 166 has product MAPRKKRGPSAGRRPGAAGEGAEPLPTERAQYLQRENALLSEQLDACEKHVDTVLRENAFLDGEALRLREENRLYASYVSTRAQRCASALVRLEEQNRVDLAQAQWQRAELEALYRGREEGVRAQLLEMEARAAQMTRQVQELQPYKELQLEQLARIRALERELLHMRVEHTQLLHRAKRRFLEDKAAFEREARQRVQSLARRAEREAARALVAHTQAVRADNARLRQELLRLLRRAQVLHDTRRQLLEQREQLRREHEDTRDLARVHGWLRRGPGGPPLWEPPPAALRPPSRPSSSTASADPLRSGSRVPSFVLPRADSRAPSVAPSQAGSRPASLVSPRAGSRDPSLVPFHAGSRDPSLVASHAGSRDPSLVASHAGSRDPSLVPSHAGSRDPSLVPSGTGSVVVSRVSSRAGSRAHSHAGSRVPSLARAREYRGASRSSLRVASHDAGHLEAIRPEPPSGVPRRGALATPRRKETLDAGAGAGAASERA; this is encoded by the exons ATGGCGCCCAGGAAGAAGCGCGGGCCCAGCGCGGGGCGGCGGCCGGGCGCGGCGGGCGAGGGCGCGGAGCCGCTGCCGACGGAGCGCGCGCAGTACCTGCAGCGCGAGAACGCGCTGCTCTCGGAGCAGCTGGACGCCTGCGAGAAGCACGTGGACACGGTGCTGCGGGAGAACGCCTTCCTGGACGGCGAGGCGCTGCGCCTGCGCGAGGAGAACCGCCTCTACGCCAGCTACGTGAGCACGCGCGCGCAGCGCTGCGCCAGCGCCCTCGTGCGGCTGGAGGAGCAGAACCGCGTGGATCTGGCGCAGGCGCAATGGCAGCGGGCCGAGCTGGAGGCGCTCTACCGGGGCCGCGAGGAGGGCGTGCGCGCGCAGCTGCTGGAGATGGAGGCGCGCGCGGCGCAGATGACGCGCCAGGTGCAGGAGCTGCAGCCCTACAAG GAGTTGCAGCTGGAGCAGCTGGCGCGGATCCGGGCCCTGGAGCGCGAGCTCCTGCACATGCGCGTGGAGCACACGCAGCTGCTGCACCGCGCCAAGCGGCGCTTCCTGGAGGACAAGGCGGCCTTCGAGCGCGAGGCGCGCCAGCGCGTGCAGTCCCTGGCGCGGCGCGCGGAGCGGGAGGCGGCGCGCGCGCTCGTGGCGCACACGCAGGCCGTCAGGGCGGACAACGCGCGGCTGCGGCAGGAGCTGCTGCGGCTGCTGCGCCGAGCCCAGGTGCTGCACGACACGCGGCGCCAGCTGCTGGAGCAGCGCGAGCAGCTGCGGCGCGAGCACGAGGACACGCGGGACCTGGCCCGCGTGCACGGCTGGCTGCGCCGCGGCCCCGGGGGCCCGCCGCTGTGGgagccgccgcccgccgccctccGGCCCCCCTCGCGCCCGAGCTCGTCCACGGCCTCCGCAGACCCGCTGCGCTCCGGCTCCCGCGTCCCGTCTTTCGTCCTGCCCCGCGCGGACTCCCGGGCCCCGTCGGTGGCCCCGTCCCAAGCGGGATCACGACCCGCGTCGCTGGTGTCACCCCGCGCAGGCTCCCGGGACCCGTCGTTGGTCCCGTTCCACGCGGGCTCCCGGGACCCGTCGTTGGTCGCGTCCCACGCGGGCTCCCGGGACCCGTCGTTGGTCGCGTCCCACGCGGGCTCCCGGGACCCGTCGTTGGTCCCGTCCCACGCGGGCTCCCGGGACCCGTCGCTGGTCCCGTCCGGCACCGGCTCCGTGGTCGTGTCGCGCGTCTCCTCGCGGGCGGGCTCGAGGGCCCATTCGCACGCGGGCTCGCGGGTCCCGTCCCTGGCCCGGGCGCGCGAATACAGGGGCGCCTCGCGGTCCTCGCTGCGTGTGGCCTCCCACGACGCCGGCCACTTGGAGGCGATCCGCCCCGAGCCCCCCTCGGGTGTCCCCCGGCGTGGGGCTCTGGCCACTCCGCGGCGGAAGGAGACCCTGGACGCCGGCGCCGGCGCAGGGGCCGCCTCCGAGAGAGCCTGA